A genomic window from Chitinophaga pollutisoli includes:
- a CDS encoding aminodeoxychorismate/anthranilate synthase component II, translated as MNILVFDNYDSFTYNLVHLVEKIIGGKVTVVRNDEIELEKVDAFDRIILSPGPGIPEEAGLLLPLIRRYAATKSIFGVCLGQQAIGEAFGAKLTNLSEVYHGVATPVNVISRSGRLFSHLPEELEVGRYHSWVVDEKTLPAELEVTARDEHGYIMALQHKQYDVCGVQFHPESVLTPQGEQILRNWLGL; from the coding sequence ATGAACATCCTGGTTTTTGATAACTACGACTCATTCACGTATAACCTGGTCCACCTGGTGGAAAAGATCATCGGCGGCAAAGTGACCGTTGTCCGCAACGATGAGATCGAACTGGAGAAAGTGGACGCATTCGACCGGATTATCCTGTCGCCCGGGCCGGGTATCCCCGAAGAGGCCGGTCTTTTGCTGCCGCTCATACGCCGGTATGCGGCCACCAAATCCATCTTTGGGGTTTGCCTCGGTCAGCAGGCCATCGGCGAGGCTTTCGGCGCGAAGCTCACCAATTTATCCGAAGTGTACCACGGCGTGGCTACGCCGGTGAACGTGATTTCCCGCAGCGGGCGCCTCTTCAGTCATCTCCCGGAAGAATTGGAAGTAGGGCGTTACCATTCGTGGGTAGTGGATGAAAAAACGTTGCCGGCGGAGCTGGAAGTGACCGCCCGCGACGAGCATGGTTATATCATGGCGCTGCAGCACAAACAATACGATGTGTGCGGCGTGCAGTTCCACCCGGAAAGCGTGCTGACGCCGCAGGGCGAGCAGATCCTGCGCAACTGGCTGGGGCTTTGA
- the trpA gene encoding tryptophan synthase subunit alpha, whose translation MNRIDQLFSTKPKEVLNIYFTAGFPQLGDTLTVLQALQAGGADMAEIGMPFSDPLADGPVIQDSSTRAIKNGMKLAVLFEQLRGFRDQIHIPVVLMGYINPVLQYGVENFLRSCQEVGVDGLILPDLPMEEYETEYKPLFEKYGQHLIFLVTPETSEARIRKIDSLSRGFVYAVSSSSTTGKDKDMQLQASYFEKLQAMQLKNPVLVGFGIRDKATFQQACRYSNGAIIGSAFVKAIENSANLQDTVPAFVRNIKQ comes from the coding sequence ATGAACCGCATCGACCAGCTTTTCAGCACCAAGCCGAAAGAAGTGCTCAACATATATTTCACCGCCGGGTTCCCCCAACTCGGCGATACCCTCACCGTTTTGCAGGCGCTGCAAGCCGGCGGGGCCGACATGGCGGAGATCGGCATGCCCTTCTCCGACCCGCTGGCCGACGGGCCCGTGATCCAGGACAGCAGCACCCGCGCCATCAAAAACGGGATGAAGCTCGCCGTTCTTTTTGAACAACTGAGGGGATTCCGGGACCAGATCCATATTCCCGTCGTGCTCATGGGATACATTAACCCCGTGCTCCAGTACGGCGTGGAAAATTTCCTCCGCAGCTGCCAGGAAGTTGGTGTTGACGGGCTGATTTTGCCCGATCTGCCTATGGAAGAATACGAAACGGAATACAAACCGCTCTTTGAAAAATACGGTCAGCACCTCATATTCCTCGTAACCCCCGAAACCAGCGAAGCCCGTATCCGCAAGATCGATTCGCTGAGCCGGGGATTCGTGTACGCGGTTTCTTCGTCGTCGACAACCGGGAAAGACAAGGATATGCAGCTGCAGGCGTCCTATTTCGAGAAGTTGCAGGCGATGCAGCTGAAGAACCCCGTACTGGTGGGCTTCGGCATCCGCGACAAGGCAACCTTCCAACAGGCTTGCCGGTACAGCAACGGCGCGATTATCGGGAGCGCGTTTGTGAAAGCCATCGAAAACAGTGCTAACTTGCAGGATACCGTTCCTGCGTTTGTTCGCAACATCAAACAATAG
- the trpC gene encoding indole-3-glycerol phosphate synthase TrpC, which produces MKNILDKIVAHKHGEVAEREKRRSVPDLERTPMFGREALSLKSFLTMPGRNGIIAEFKRQSPSKGVINATATVTDVTTAYARNGASGLSVLTDTEFFGGSMDDLQQARAANNIPLLRKDFVIGEYQIVEAKAIGADVILLIAECLTKDEVKHLAQFAHNLGLEVLLEVHTAGQLDKITPHTHLVGINNRDLKTFQVDIYRSMELLKQIPDSYPKVAESGMDDPKTIVQLRNAGFSGFLIGEHFMKSEDPAQAFASFTRQLAEL; this is translated from the coding sequence ATGAAAAATATCCTCGACAAGATCGTAGCGCACAAGCACGGAGAAGTGGCGGAGCGGGAAAAGCGCAGAAGCGTGCCGGACCTCGAACGGACGCCCATGTTCGGCCGGGAAGCGCTCTCGCTGAAAAGTTTCCTCACGATGCCCGGCAGGAACGGGATTATTGCGGAATTCAAGCGGCAGTCGCCTTCCAAAGGCGTCATTAACGCCACCGCCACGGTAACCGACGTAACCACGGCGTACGCCCGCAACGGGGCTTCGGGGCTGAGCGTGCTGACCGACACCGAGTTCTTCGGCGGTTCGATGGACGATTTGCAACAAGCCCGTGCGGCCAACAACATTCCGTTGCTCCGGAAGGATTTCGTGATCGGGGAATACCAGATCGTGGAAGCCAAAGCGATAGGCGCCGATGTGATTTTGCTGATTGCGGAGTGTTTAACGAAAGATGAAGTGAAGCACCTCGCGCAGTTCGCGCACAACCTGGGGCTGGAAGTGCTGCTGGAAGTGCATACCGCCGGCCAGCTCGATAAAATCACCCCGCATACCCATCTCGTGGGCATCAACAACCGCGATTTGAAAACGTTCCAGGTGGATATTTACCGCTCGATGGAATTGCTGAAGCAGATCCCCGACAGCTATCCGAAAGTAGCCGAAAGCGGGATGGACGATCCGAAAACCATCGTGCAGCTGCGCAACGCGGGTTTCAGCGGCTTCCTCATCGGGGAGCATTTCATGAAATCGGAAGACCCCGCGCAGGCGTTCGCTTCGTTTACCCGTCAACTCGCGGAGCTATGA
- the trpB gene encoding tryptophan synthase subunit beta: MDIAINTSQSRYHVNEKGYYGDFGGAYIPEMLYPNVEELRENYLNIMRDPAFQQEFESLLRDYVGRPSPLYFASRLSEKYNTKIYLKREDLNHTGAHKVNNTIGQILLAKRLGKKRIIAETGAGQHGVATATVCALMGLECIVYMGSVDIQRQAPNVARMKMLGATVVPATSGSQTLKDATNEAIRDWINNPVDTHYIIGSVVGPHPYPDMVARFQSVISEEIKKQLTDKTGKALPDYVIACVGGGSNAAGAFFHFTDDESVQLVAVEAAGKGVDSGYSAATSQLGKPGVIHASKTLLMQTDDGQIVEPHSISAGLDYPGVGPLHAHLYASGRGKFLNATDDEALAAAYELSLLEGIIPALESAHALAKLKDLQLKPEDVTVVCLSGRGDKDLETYIKHLK, encoded by the coding sequence ATGGATATTGCCATCAATACATCGCAATCCAGGTATCATGTCAACGAAAAGGGCTACTATGGCGACTTCGGAGGCGCATATATTCCTGAAATGCTTTATCCCAACGTGGAGGAGCTGCGGGAGAATTATCTGAACATCATGCGCGACCCCGCTTTCCAGCAGGAGTTCGAGAGCCTGCTCCGCGATTACGTGGGAAGGCCGTCGCCGTTGTATTTCGCCAGCCGTCTTTCTGAAAAATACAATACGAAGATTTACCTGAAGCGGGAAGACCTGAACCACACGGGCGCCCACAAGGTCAATAATACCATCGGTCAGATTTTGCTGGCCAAGCGCCTCGGCAAGAAGCGCATCATCGCCGAGACCGGCGCCGGCCAGCACGGCGTAGCCACCGCCACGGTGTGCGCGCTGATGGGGCTGGAATGCATCGTGTACATGGGTAGCGTAGATATCCAGCGCCAGGCGCCCAACGTAGCCCGCATGAAAATGCTCGGCGCTACCGTGGTGCCCGCCACCAGCGGTTCGCAGACCCTGAAAGACGCGACCAACGAAGCCATCCGCGACTGGATCAACAATCCGGTGGACACGCATTATATCATCGGTTCCGTGGTAGGGCCGCACCCGTACCCGGATATGGTGGCGCGCTTCCAGTCGGTGATCAGTGAAGAAATCAAAAAGCAGCTGACGGACAAAACCGGGAAAGCACTACCGGATTACGTGATCGCCTGCGTAGGCGGAGGCTCCAACGCGGCGGGGGCTTTCTTCCATTTCACCGACGACGAAAGCGTGCAGCTCGTAGCCGTGGAAGCGGCGGGCAAGGGCGTCGACAGCGGGTATTCCGCCGCCACTTCCCAGCTGGGCAAGCCCGGTGTGATCCACGCCAGCAAAACCCTGCTCATGCAAACCGACGACGGCCAGATCGTGGAGCCGCATTCCATTTCCGCCGGCCTCGACTACCCCGGCGTTGGCCCCCTGCATGCGCACTTATACGCCTCCGGCCGCGGGAAATTCCTCAACGCCACCGACGATGAAGCCCTGGCGGCCGCTTACGAGCTCAGCCTGCTCGAAGGCATCATCCCCGCGCTCGAATCGGCGCACGCGCTGGCCAAGCTGAAAGATCTGCAGCTGAAGCCCGAAGACGTAACCGTGGTGTGCCTTAGCGGCCGCGGCGACAAGGACCTGGAAACCTATATCAAACACCTGAAATAA
- the trpD gene encoding anthranilate phosphoribosyltransferase, which yields MKKILNYLFEHKTFSREGAREILTSISKGVYNESELAAFMTVFLMRSITIDELLGFRDALLDMCVPVQLEHDVLDIVGTGGDGKNTFNISTLSCFIVAGAGGKVAKHGNYGVSSISGASNVMENLGYKFKSDASKLKQEVAEAGICFLHAPLFHPALKNVAGVRRQLGVRTFFNMLGPLVNPAFAQHQLIGVYSLEMARVYNYLFQQTDKKFAILHSLDGYDEISLTGDTRIITNKGEQDWTPEALGKRKVAASDIYGGNSTEEAAKLFVKILKGEGSWAQHSVVMANAAMGLYCLEKYPTYDECFQAAVASLESGAAYQSFQKLISIQ from the coding sequence ATGAAAAAGATACTCAACTACTTATTCGAACATAAAACCTTTAGCCGCGAAGGCGCCCGCGAAATCCTGACCAGCATCTCCAAAGGCGTATACAACGAAAGCGAGCTGGCAGCCTTCATGACGGTGTTCCTCATGCGCAGCATCACCATCGACGAGCTCCTCGGCTTCCGCGACGCACTGCTCGACATGTGCGTGCCCGTTCAGCTGGAACACGACGTGCTCGATATCGTAGGCACCGGCGGCGATGGCAAAAACACCTTCAATATCTCCACGCTCAGCTGCTTCATCGTGGCGGGCGCGGGCGGCAAGGTGGCCAAACACGGGAACTACGGCGTATCGTCGATCAGCGGTGCTTCCAACGTCATGGAAAACCTCGGTTACAAATTCAAAAGCGACGCATCCAAACTGAAACAGGAGGTAGCTGAAGCCGGGATCTGTTTCCTGCACGCGCCCCTGTTCCACCCGGCATTGAAGAATGTGGCGGGTGTAAGACGACAACTGGGCGTACGGACTTTCTTCAATATGCTCGGTCCGCTCGTAAACCCCGCCTTCGCGCAGCACCAGCTGATCGGGGTGTATTCCCTGGAAATGGCGCGGGTGTACAATTACCTGTTCCAGCAGACGGATAAAAAGTTCGCCATCCTGCACAGCCTGGACGGTTACGATGAGATTTCCCTCACTGGCGACACGCGGATCATCACCAACAAAGGCGAACAGGACTGGACGCCGGAAGCGCTCGGTAAACGCAAGGTAGCCGCGAGCGATATTTACGGCGGTAATTCCACTGAAGAGGCGGCGAAGCTGTTCGTGAAGATCCTGAAAGGCGAAGGCAGCTGGGCGCAGCATTCCGTGGTGATGGCCAATGCCGCCATGGGATTGTATTGTCTTGAAAAATACCCCACTTACGACGAGTGCTTCCAGGCGGCGGTAGCCTCGCTGGAATCGGGTGCGGCGTATCAATCTTTCCAAAAACTGATTTCCATCCAATGA
- a CDS encoding phosphoribosylanthranilate isomerase, with product MKIKVCGITRAEDLGALAELGADYAGFIFYPKSPRFAGDKLSGRTVRETGNGKLLKTGVFVQPDMNTLQRTIADYGLDMVQLYGDFEAAFVEAVKLKVKVMKAVSIPENASALEIPSGEYDYLLFDTAGKGHGGTGRKFDWNLFKGYAGGQPYFLAGGIGPEDAEELLRWREPHLFAADVNSKFETAPGVKDMRLVEAFIKQIKK from the coding sequence ATGAAAATAAAAGTCTGCGGGATCACGCGCGCCGAAGACCTGGGCGCCCTGGCGGAACTGGGGGCCGATTACGCGGGGTTCATCTTCTATCCCAAATCCCCGCGTTTCGCCGGCGACAAACTTTCCGGCAGAACGGTGCGGGAAACGGGGAATGGAAAACTGCTGAAGACGGGTGTTTTCGTACAGCCCGATATGAATACGCTGCAAAGGACCATCGCGGATTACGGGTTGGACATGGTGCAGTTGTACGGAGATTTTGAGGCGGCATTCGTGGAAGCAGTGAAATTGAAAGTAAAGGTGATGAAAGCCGTATCCATTCCGGAAAACGCATCGGCGCTGGAGATCCCTTCCGGCGAATACGATTACCTGCTGTTCGATACCGCGGGCAAAGGCCATGGCGGCACTGGCCGGAAATTCGACTGGAACCTTTTCAAAGGGTACGCCGGCGGCCAGCCGTACTTTTTGGCGGGAGGAATCGGGCCGGAAGATGCGGAGGAATTGCTGCGATGGCGGGAGCCGCACTTGTTTGCTGCGGATGTGAACAGTAAATTTGAAACCGCTCCCGGAGTGAAGGATATGCGCCTCGTGGAGGCATTCATCAAACAAATCAAAAAATAA
- a CDS encoding anthranilate synthase component I family protein, whose product MKKIQVKTQSRQMLADVFTPVSIYLRIRDKFPGSILLESTDSNAGDNSYSFIGIKPIAGIEVTSTDVFEFKYPGQPVERKKLNGRSEVLREMDAFLKSFEFSDEANGLPFNKGLYGYSTYDSVQFFEKIAFKKRPAAGNTIPLMRYRFYQYVIAINHFKDEMTLIENGVEGQDSEIDFVESIIRNKDVPTYGFAAKGDESSNQTDEQYMEMVEKGRQHCFRGDVFQIVLSRAFQRSFTGDEFNVYRALRSINPSPYLFYFDYGDYKLMGSSPEAQLIIKDRKAVIHPIAGTFRRTGNDEQDAKLAAELLEDPKENAEHVMLVDLARNDLSRHAADVEVETYRQIKYYSHVIHLVSEVTGKLPEKSSPFDILAATFPAGTLSGAPKYKAMELIDNYEPTARGFYGGCVGFVGFNGDFNHAIMIRSMLSRNNTLYYQAGAGVVAKSVASSELQEVNNKLNALKQAIIKAQNI is encoded by the coding sequence GTTCCCCGGCTCCATCCTCCTGGAGAGTACAGACTCCAATGCCGGCGACAACAGCTACTCCTTCATCGGCATCAAGCCCATTGCGGGTATTGAGGTCACTTCCACGGACGTTTTCGAGTTCAAATACCCCGGTCAGCCCGTAGAGCGGAAAAAGCTCAACGGCCGCAGCGAGGTGCTCCGCGAAATGGATGCTTTCCTGAAAAGCTTCGAGTTTTCGGATGAAGCGAACGGCCTTCCGTTTAACAAAGGTCTTTATGGATACAGCACCTACGACTCCGTGCAGTTCTTCGAAAAGATCGCTTTCAAAAAACGCCCCGCCGCAGGTAACACCATCCCCCTCATGCGGTATCGCTTCTACCAGTACGTAATCGCCATCAACCATTTCAAAGACGAAATGACGCTGATCGAAAACGGGGTAGAAGGGCAGGATTCCGAGATCGATTTCGTGGAATCCATCATCCGCAACAAAGACGTGCCCACATACGGGTTTGCGGCGAAAGGGGATGAATCGTCGAACCAGACAGACGAGCAGTATATGGAAATGGTCGAAAAAGGCCGCCAGCACTGCTTCCGGGGCGACGTCTTCCAGATTGTGCTGTCCCGCGCTTTCCAGCGGAGCTTTACTGGCGACGAGTTCAACGTTTACCGCGCCCTCCGTTCCATCAATCCTTCCCCCTATCTCTTTTACTTCGATTACGGCGATTATAAACTGATGGGTTCTTCTCCCGAAGCGCAGCTCATCATCAAAGACCGCAAAGCGGTGATCCACCCCATCGCCGGCACTTTCCGCCGCACGGGCAACGACGAGCAGGACGCCAAACTGGCTGCCGAGCTGCTCGAAGACCCCAAGGAAAACGCCGAGCACGTAATGCTGGTAGACCTCGCCCGCAACGATCTCAGCCGCCACGCCGCCGATGTGGAAGTGGAAACCTACCGCCAGATCAAGTATTACTCCCACGTCATCCACCTCGTGAGCGAAGTGACGGGCAAGCTGCCGGAGAAATCGTCACCTTTCGACATTCTGGCCGCCACATTCCCGGCGGGCACCCTGTCGGGCGCGCCGAAATACAAGGCGATGGAACTGATCGATAACTACGAACCCACCGCGCGTGGATTCTACGGCGGCTGCGTCGGCTTTGTGGGCTTCAACGGCGACTTCAACCACGCCATCATGATCCGCTCCATGCTCAGCCGCAACAATACACTGTATTACCAGGCCGGCGCGGGCGTAGTGGCCAAATCTGTCGCCAGCTCCGAACTGCAGGAAGTGAACAATAAACTCAACGCATTAAAACAGGCCATCATCAAGGCGCAAAATATCTGA